The following proteins are encoded in a genomic region of Pyrus communis chromosome 11, drPyrComm1.1, whole genome shotgun sequence:
- the LOC137709378 gene encoding receptor-like protein 6: protein MSASNDPSAYPKVASWSQEDQVDRNRSNCCSWDGVECYEESGHVIGLDLASSCLYGSITSNSSLFRLVHLQRLDLSDNHFNFSPIPSRLGHELTSLTYLNLSRSSFFGQIPSEISKLSKLSTLDLSYNEKHERGGANHFHLKLTKANLRSLVQNLTNIKQLHLSSVDIYSTVPDILVNASSLTSLELKDAGLYGEFPVGLFHLPNLEVLYVSWNLDLTGYFPNFNRTNSLKKLTVGHSSFSGQLPSSLGNLHSLNLLGIHFCNFYPHVPSSLRNLTKLRYLDISSFYDSLDFPGKSSFTTTNQSLVSESLSWLGKLTKLYHLGLSYTNQRGKFPCFVSNLTNLEYLDLGANEITGQIPSWVTMNLTQLTVLDLSFNNLRGSVEFDQFSNLKKLKDLLLSNNKLSLRIKSNLSATLPMFQILWLSWCNLTEFPEFLSNQKELYDLHLSYNNIHGQIPKWFWNATTDTLLNVDFSGNLLTGFDQNPLILPWKNMLYFRIASNRLQGSLPVPPQSITAYDVAKNDYSGEISPLFCYLDYLQVLDLSNNNLSGMLPQCFGNSSTLEILHLRNNSFHGNIPQMCANKNSLRMVDLSFNRLQGKLPRTVANCTQLEFLNLGNNRISDSFPSWLGALPVLRTLILRHNGFHGIIGKPATIHEFPNLCIIDLSNNDFSGMLPSNYLENCNFMKFVGEANQTYFKVSSTGNPHKIRYEYPYTITIVAKGVELKYLETPYLLRLIDLSSNRFEGEIPAGIIGNLRGLRFLSLSNNSLTGLIPSSLGNLAALESLDLSENQLSGGIPSNLVQLNFLAYFNVSHNRLWGPIPVGQQFDTFLEDSYQENPGLCGKPLSKKCKDSESTKLPPPSILEEGEDSGFRFEFDWYVVLPGVISGLIVGVISGNTLANNKHEWFVEKFSRKRQPRGTKGKGRRT, encoded by the coding sequence ATGTCTGCTTCTAATGATCCATCTGCTTATCCGAAGGTTGCATCTTGGTCGCAAGAAGATCAAGTTGATCGGAATCGGAGTAACTGTTGTTCGTGGGATGGTGTTGAGTGCTATGAGGAGTCTGGCCATGTCATTGGCCTTGACCTCGCCAGCAGCTGTCTATATGGTTCTATCACTTCCAACAGCAGCCTCTTCCGACTTGTTCACTTGCAGAGGCTCGACCTATCAGATAATCACTTCAACTTCTCTCCAATACCGTCAAGATTAGGCCATGAACTTACGAGCCTAACATATCTCAACCTTTCTCGGTCGTCTTTTTTTGGCCAAATTCCATCTGAAATTTCCAAGTTGTCCAAACTGTCTACCCTGGATCTGTCTTACAATGAAAAACATGAACGTGGTGGTGCAAATCATTTCCATTTAAAACTGACAAAGGCCAACCTGAGAAGCCTAGTCCAAAACTTGACCAACATAAAACAGCTTCACCTTAGCTCGGTAGACATATACTCCACTGTGCCTGATATCTTGGTCAATGCATCTTCTCTCACATCTCTCGAACTTAAAGACGCTGGTTTGTATGGGGAATTTCCTGTTGGCCTTTTTCACCTACCTAACTTAGAGGTTCTTTATGTGTCCTGGAACTTAGACCTCACAGGTTATTTTCCAAACTTTAACAGGACCAATTCCTTGAAGAAGTTAACAGTTGGGCATTCAAGCTTCTCCGGTCAACTGCCTTCCTCTCTCGGAAACCTTCATTCCTTAAATCTATTGGGCATCCATTTCTGTAACTTTTATCCCCATGTTCCATCTTCACTCAGGAACCTTACCAAGCTCAGGTATCTTGACATTTCTTCATTTTATGATTCCCTGGATTTTCCTGGCAAAAGTTCTTTCACAACAACAAACCAATCTCTAGTTTCCGAATCCTTGTCTTGGCTTGGAAAGCTAACCAAACTTTATCACTTGGGCCTTTCATATACCAACCAAAGGGGAAAATTCCCATGTTTTGTGTCTAACCTGACCAACCTTGAATATCTAGATTTGGGCGCTAATGAAATAACTGGTCAAATCCCATCTTGGGTTACAATGAATTTGACCCAGTTAACTGTTCTAGATCTTTCCTTTAATAACTTGAGGGGATCAGTTGAGTTTGATCAGTTTTCCAACCTCAAGAAGTTAAAGGATCTTCTGTTATCAAACAACAAGTTATCTCTACGGATCAAATCCAATTTGAGTGCTACTCTTCCTATGTTCCAAATTCTGTGGCTGTCTTGGTGCAACTTAACAGAGTTTCCTGAATTTTTAAGTAATCAAAAGGAATTGTACGACCTACACCTTTCTTATAACAACATTCATGGCCAAATACCAAAATGGTTCTGGAATGCAACTACAGATACGTTGTTGAATGTTGACTTCTCTGGAAACTTGTTAACCGGTTTTGACCAAAATCCACTCATTCTTCCATGGAAAAATATGTTGTATTTTCGTATAGCGTCCAACAGGTTACAAGGATCACTGCCAGTTCCGCCACAATCAATCACAGCTTATGATGTCGCAAAAAATGATTATAGTGGAGAAATATCACCTTTGTTTTGCTACTTGGATTATCTACAAGTTCTTGACTTGTCCAACAACAACTTGAGTGGCATGCTTCCGCAATGTTTTGGGAACTCCAGTACATTGGAAATACTGCACCTAAGGAACAATTCTTTCCATGGCAATATTCCTCAAATGTGTGCAAACAAAAATAGTTTGAGAATGGTTGATTTAAGTTTCAATCGGTTGCAAGGAAAGTTGCCAAGAACAGTGGCCAATTGCACTCAGTTAGAGTTTCTCAATCTTGGAAACAATCGCATCAGCGACAGCTTCCCATCTTGGTTAGGGGCACTTCCAGTACTAAGGACTCTCATTTTGCGGCATAATGGATTTCATGGCATAATTGGGAAGCCTGCAACTATACACGAGTTCCCGAACTTGTGCATCATTGATCTATCTAACAATGATTTTTCCGGTATGTTGCCCTCAAATTACCTAGAGAACtgtaatttcatgaaatttgttgGTGAAGCCAATCAAACTTATTTTAAAGTCTCTTCAACCGGCAACCCACATAAAATCCGGTATGAGTATCCATACACCATCACGATTGTTGCTAAAGGTGTTGAGTTGAAATATTTGGAGACGCCTTATCTTTTGAGACTCATTGATCTCTCAAGTAATAGATTTGAAGGTGAGATTCCGGCAGGTATAATTGGGAATCTAAGAGGCCTTCGTTTTCTAAGCCTTTCCAACAACTCTCTCACGGGTCTCATCCCCTCATCTCTAGGGAACTTGGCAGCTCTTGAATCATTGGATCTCTCTGAAAACCAGCTCTCAGGAGGGATCCCTAGCAATTTGGTACAACTCAATTTTCTTGCATATTTCAACGTATCCCACAACCGTCTTTGGGGGCCTATCCCAGTTGGCCAACAGTTTGATACATTCCTAGAAGATTCATACCAAGAAAACCCGGGTTTGTGCGGGAAGCCTTTGTCAAAGAAATGCAAGGATTCTGAGAGCACAAAGCTACCACCACCATCAATCCTTGAGGAAGGTGAAGATTCGGGATTTCGATTTGAGTTTGATTGGTACGTGGTTCTGCCCGGAGTCATTAGTGGACTAATAGTTGGAGTGATTTCTGGGAACACTTTGGCAAACAACAAGCATGAATGGTTTGTGGAGAAATTTAGCAGGAAGAGGCAGCCAAGAGGCACAAAGGGAAAGGGACGCCGGACATAG